TGATGGCAACGACGGTACCATCAAGAAGAATGGCTTTAGTGCAGGTGCGATCGCCACTGACAATGGTGGCTCTGTAACTGTTAAAAATAGCCAATTCACTAACAATCTTGGTTACGCAGGTGGAGCAATTTACATCTCGTTAAGTTCACTCACTGTTGAAAATTCAGTCTTCCTTAACAACAAGTCACAGGGTGGAGGTGGAGCGATTTTCACAGATGGTGCAAATATCTCCGGGCCTAGGGTTAACGACAGCACGGTGGGTGGCACAATTAGGATTAGTGATAGCTGGTTTGAAGGCAATTCTGGCTATGGGGTAGGCGGAGGGCTTTATCTCTATATCTACAATCCAGATCAGGCAATTGTCGAAAACAGCACAATTATTGGTAATACTGCTTATGCCGACTACAGAGGTATTGCTCAAGGAGGGGGACTAAGAGGCAATGGTAATCTGACAATCCGCAATGTGACGATTGCTAATAACGTCGTCGAGGGACAAGGTGGTGGTTTGTGGCTAGATGGTGACACAACCTCTAACAATGCGACGATCAATATCGAAAACACTACCTTATCTGGGAACAAGGCAACTACCGACAAAGGGCTTGGTGGAGCAATAGCGATGAATCCTCCAGCCCATGCCACAGTGAATATTATTAACTCTACTATTGCTGATAACTACGCCGAAAAAAGTGCTGGAGGCTTTTGGGCTGTAGGTAAGCAAAAACCAACACTTACTAATTCAATCATCGTTAACAATTCAGATCCGGCAAATACTGGTCAGCAAGTTGCGTACCAGTTAAAGGATGGTGGCGGTAACATTGAATATCCGGGGCCGTTAACCACAAAGGCTGTTAAAGTAACTGCTAATTCTCTAGTTGCTGATCCGAAACTAGGCAAGCTACAAAACATTGATGGTGTACTAGTGCGTCCACTACTAGCAGGTAGTCCTGCGATTAATTCTGGTGTTGCAGGGGGGGCAACAGTTGATGCTCGTGGTTTTACTCGTGATAGCCAAGCTGATGTCGGTGCGTTTGAATATGGTGCTAAGAAAGGTAATAGCACCAGAGTCTCTGCACCATTTACATTCACAGGTACTTCAGGGCGTGATGTTCTCAGTGGCACATCCAATAACGATCGCCTGATCGGTTTACAAGGTGCGGATTTGCTCACAGGCGGTGTCGGTAATGATAAATTTGTCTACACCAACATTAATGATAAAGGCGATGTTATTAGTGATTTCGAGGTTGGCAAGGATAAAATAGTTCTTACACAGTTGCTCGATAGCCTCGTGACGAACGGTTACAAGGGTAGCAATGCGATCGCCGATGGTTTTGTCAAAATTGTCCAAGGTAGTAATTCCAACAACTTCAATGTCCAAATTGATGCTGATGGTTCTATTGGTCAGGACATCTTCAAATCGTTTCTCGCAGTCAACGTCACAAGTGCAGACAGCTTAAACAACCCCAGCAACTTCGTGTTTTAAGGCTCATTCGTGACAAGCTAAGCAAATGGCACTTTACCTAAGAAAGAATTAGAAGGTAAAGGTAAAAGAATTGAGTGTACCAAGTTTAATCAGTTTG
This region of Nostoc sp. UHCC 0302 genomic DNA includes:
- a CDS encoding choice-of-anchor Q domain-containing protein, coding for MSIITVNNTNDNGAGSLRDAINLAQKGDTIAFVSNLADQKITLTSGDLIVKKNLTIDGAGAPNLTISGNKSSQVFSTAVWIDVTLKNLTITDGYSEGKGGGVRVGSNSKLTVDNVKFYNNVAGQGGGIHVGFKSHLTVLNSSFDGNDGTIKKNGFSAGAIATDNGGSVTVKNSQFTNNLGYAGGAIYISLSSLTVENSVFLNNKSQGGGGAIFTDGANISGPRVNDSTVGGTIRISDSWFEGNSGYGVGGGLYLYIYNPDQAIVENSTIIGNTAYADYRGIAQGGGLRGNGNLTIRNVTIANNVVEGQGGGLWLDGDTTSNNATINIENTTLSGNKATTDKGLGGAIAMNPPAHATVNIINSTIADNYAEKSAGGFWAVGKQKPTLTNSIIVNNSDPANTGQQVAYQLKDGGGNIEYPGPLTTKAVKVTANSLVADPKLGKLQNIDGVLVRPLLAGSPAINSGVAGGATVDARGFTRDSQADVGAFEYGAKKGNSTRVSAPFTFTGTSGRDVLSGTSNNDRLIGLQGADLLTGGVGNDKFVYTNINDKGDVISDFEVGKDKIVLTQLLDSLVTNGYKGSNAIADGFVKIVQGSNSNNFNVQIDADGSIGQDIFKSFLAVNVTSADSLNNPSNFVF